A section of the Citrus sinensis cultivar Valencia sweet orange chromosome 8, DVS_A1.0, whole genome shotgun sequence genome encodes:
- the LOC102622103 gene encoding uncharacterized protein LOC102622103, whose protein sequence is MAGQGLIRSPSLTQRRQPLLAKNGQERRGNKFGEFVGGTTAECAAVCCCCPCTVMNLLVLAVYKVPAGLCKKAWRKQRKRHRIARRKQVGGLLMGPTTGGPNAEEKVAQKEELLVAAADQQEGEDEKAAELEKAMWDRFHGGGFWRSPSQKEKE, encoded by the coding sequence ATGGCGGGGCAAGGTTTGATACGCTCGCCGTCGCTGACGCAGCGTCGGCAACCGCTTTTGGCAAAAAATGGTCAAGAAAGGAGGGGGAATAAGTTCGGAGAGTTCGTCGGAGGGACGACCGCGGAGTGCGCGGCGGTGTGCTGCTGCTGCCCGTGCACGGTCATGAACCTCCTCGTGCTGGCCGTGTACAAGGTGCCGGCGGGACTGTGCAAGAAGGCGTGGAGGAAGCAGAGGAAACGGCACCGCATTGCGAGGAGGAAGCAGGTGGGGGGCCTCCTCATGGGTCCCACCACCGGTGGACCCAATGCGGAGGAGAAGGTGGCGCAGAAGGAGGAGTTGTTGGTGGCGGCGGCGGATCAGCAGGAGGGGGAGGATGAGAAAGCTGCTGAGTTGGAGAAGGCGATGTGGGACCGCTTTCATGGAGGCGGGTTTTGGAGGAGTCCATctcagaaagaaaaagaataa